The following nucleotide sequence is from Vanrija pseudolonga chromosome 4, complete sequence.
CATGGGCCTGGGCATGTATGGCATGGCACCGCCGGTCCCCGTGGTGCCGGCTGTCTACAGTCACCCAGGCATGTACCCTGCGCCTACGGTGGCCGCCCCTGGAGTCGTCTACCACGCCCAATTCCCTGCTACAGTGTCGCGCATGACGGCCATGTacgcccagccgccgccccctcaGGTGTCTCACCGCCGTCGTGAGCGCCCCGTGAGCTAGCCTACTCGCGCAAGACACGAAAAAACGAAACGACCCATCCTATCCCTGTTGTTAaacccctccccctcgccaaTTGTAGATGTCATTTTGCGCTCTGCCGCACACGGTGTACAGCACCAACCACCGCCACCATCCCCCATCCCATCAGTCTCCCTCACTCTGGACATTCTTTCCGTTTTTAATACTGCACCACTATCATACCATCCGTAGAGCGCGGCAGTACAAGGGCCGGGGCCAGGGTGCCATGTATGCATTGATCCAACACGAACACGAACAAGAGGGAGGCGCTAGTGGTTGTGACGCAGTGACACGGTTGCCACGGTGAGTCGGTTGGCCCCGACGAACGTGGAACCCGACGACGGGGCGGCACGGTGATGCCGCGATCCGCCGGTGGTGATGcagtagtcgtcgtcgtcgtgagtTATTCTTTGCGTCACGCGTtacgctgcctgcctgcctgtctggcctggctgcctgTCTGCCTGCGTGTGACTTGTAATGTGGTGCGCAGAGTGGGAGACTCCCACACCTCTGCCCCCGcgtacgtcgtcgccccaacagcccgccccgccccgtcTTGCGCCGCGTAGCTCGTGCCTGGAACTGTGAACTCGTCGCTCCCACATCCGAGTTATCCGCAACAAGCAAGATAAGAGCAGGCGCGTGGGACCGCGAAATTTCCCTATCcggccccctccccccgcgGCACCGATGGGCAGATGTAATCGATCGCGGCTGGCTCCCAGCTCCCATCCCCATATCACCCAGCGGCcccacgacgagcacgcccacCCGTAGTCGTTCCTTCCCCTCGACCTGACTCCAACCCAAACGACACGACACGAATGGCAGCGGTAGCGACAGCACAAGTCAACGGTAACGGCGAGGGTAAGTCGGCGGCCGCAGTGTGCGTGCCAAGCGCCGAGATCTAACTCATTCACTCACCCTCACAGCGCACATTACGACACCAGCACAagtgggcagcggcgtccCAGCGGTGTCTTGGCTGGGCtcggcggtgtcgtcggGATCGCAATCTTCGCCAATGAACGGGTCTGCTGCAAACGGCGTGCCCAACGGCGCGACGAACGGCGGTAGCACGTCGAatggcgcgagcgccagcgccgccgccctgctcgacCCGACGGCCCAGCACCTCCTCTAcgtgctgctcgactcgaACCTCCCGACGGGCGGGTTCGTCGCGTCGTCCGGGCTCGAGTCGTACGCGAAGCACGGGTTCCtgcgcccgcgcgcggcggagccGTACGCGCCGGGGCAGACGAGCGCGGTGGgcacggccgagctcgcggccccCAGCAGCGCGGCAGCGATGGGGCCGTCCAAGGCCGGCCCGGCGCTCGTGGGgttcgccgacgccgaggtggagaacTATGCCGCCAGCACGGGGTTCTacgtcgcgcgcgggtgGGCCATCGTGCGTGAGCATGCCGGGGATGcggacgccggcgctggcgtcgacgcgctcgtcgccctcgacaaggccCACGAGGCCACCCTGCTCAGCcacgtcgcccgccgcgcgtccAAGGCGCAGG
It contains:
- the SPAC29A4.13 gene encoding urease accessory UreF-like protein, with the translated sequence MAAVATAQVNGNGEAHITTPAQVGSGVPAVSWLGSAVSSGSQSSPMNGSAANGVPNGATNGGSTSNGASASAAALLDPTAQHLLYVLLDSNLPTGGFVASSGLESYAKHGFLRPRAAEPYAPGQTSAVGTAELAAPSSAAAMGPSKAGPALVGFADAEVENYAASTGFYVARGWAIVREHAGDADAGAGVDALVALDKAHEATLLSHVARRASKAQGIATLSLYFRGLSAPPGFESAADAAVRDLVDGYRNRIRRGLAPGHLATCWGVVTAALGMDLETSLHLYTFTHTRALLSSAVRLNIIGPYLSTQLLSHPMRDLLSKTTGASPAGPGESAGDADWSWADEAEHGPATTWPLGEILAARHDLQHSRIFNS